In Bradyrhizobium sp. 1(2017), one DNA window encodes the following:
- a CDS encoding SH3 domain-containing protein, translated as MRALRLIAATILSVATQAAYADDIEPAWRASALALVPVGYAAGTAYRTESATGYLAIYPATSNDPKIPASVFATRQSLVVALTSDATRAVTAELKPRTEPAPDGDDTDFADLHADLAAKRSSLPEGTEPCALGAWSIDKDPHGLNVRAEPSVKARVLGTLPPPYRLKLGGAENTPEGGWLTEFRIIGFRDGWFLIEGAKPPGQDYEDEKRYPRNAPKPYAGRGWVAANKVGASYANGSTRAGGLFQAPFVDAKWMPAQRELGGPIDTDGGPKRLLACSGYWGLVESHDGVRGWWRALCSNQVTNCS; from the coding sequence ATGCGTGCGCTCCGCCTCATCGCGGCGACGATCCTGTCTGTCGCGACACAAGCGGCGTACGCGGACGACATCGAACCGGCGTGGCGCGCAAGCGCGCTCGCCCTGGTGCCGGTGGGCTATGCCGCCGGCACGGCCTATCGGACCGAAAGCGCGACCGGTTACCTCGCCATCTATCCCGCGACATCGAACGATCCGAAGATTCCGGCCAGCGTGTTCGCTACGCGTCAGAGCCTCGTCGTAGCCCTCACCTCGGATGCGACGCGCGCGGTCACGGCCGAATTGAAGCCGCGCACCGAGCCGGCTCCGGACGGCGACGACACCGATTTCGCTGATCTGCACGCCGATCTCGCAGCAAAGCGCTCCAGCCTGCCCGAGGGCACCGAGCCCTGCGCGCTCGGCGCCTGGTCCATCGACAAGGACCCGCACGGCCTCAACGTGCGCGCCGAGCCCTCGGTGAAAGCGCGCGTGCTCGGCACCCTGCCGCCGCCATACCGGCTGAAGCTGGGCGGAGCCGAGAACACACCCGAGGGCGGCTGGCTGACGGAATTCCGCATCATCGGCTTTCGGGACGGTTGGTTCTTGATCGAAGGCGCGAAGCCACCGGGCCAGGACTACGAGGACGAGAAAAGATACCCGCGCAATGCGCCAAAGCCCTATGCCGGGCGCGGCTGGGTCGCAGCCAACAAGGTCGGCGCGAGCTATGCCAACGGCTCGACACGTGCCGGCGGCTTGTTTCAGGCCCCCTTCGTCGACGCCAAATGGATGCCCGCCCAGCGCGAGCTCGGCGGCCCGATCGACACCGACGGCGGACCGAAGCGGCTTCTCGCCTGCAGCGGATATTGGGGCCTCGTCGAGAGCCATGACGGCGTCCGCGGCTGGTGGCGCGCGCTGTGCTCGAACCAGGTCACGAATTGCAGCTAG
- a CDS encoding fumarate hydratase — protein MNAPTAFPDQSKPVPPYKHTPLFPLGKDETPYKKITSEGVRVEKVLGKDMLVVSREALRALSEAAFGDINHYLRPGHLKQLRAILEDGEASPNDKFVALDFLKNANIAAGGVLPMCQDTGTAIIMGKKGCNVITDGDDEAALSEGARDAYLRRNLRYSQVAPLSMYEEKNTANNMPAQCEIYAEGDDAYKFMFMAKGGGSANKSFLFQATPSVLTKDRLLAFLKEKILTLGTAACPPYHLAIVIGGTSAELCMKTVKLASARYLDALPTQGSPDGNAFRDVEMEKEIHKMTQSLGVGAQFGGKYFCHDVRVIRMPRHGASLPIGLGVSCSADRQVLGKITRDGVYLEELEHNPAQYLPEVEQSLGGEVVKIDLNQPMKDILATFSQYPIKTRVSMTGTMIVARDSAHAKLRERLEKGEPLPDYFKNHPVYYAGPAKTPEGYASGAFGPTTAGRMDSFVDQFQAAGGSMVMVAKGNRAPAVREACKKYGGFYLGSIGGAAANLAEHCIKKVEVLEYPELGMEAIWRIEVVDFPAFIIVDDKGNDFFKELNLG, from the coding sequence ATGAACGCTCCCACCGCCTTTCCCGACCAGTCAAAACCCGTTCCGCCCTACAAGCACACCCCGCTGTTCCCGTTGGGCAAGGACGAGACGCCTTACAAGAAGATCACGTCCGAGGGCGTCAGGGTCGAGAAGGTCTTAGGGAAGGACATGCTGGTGGTGTCGCGCGAGGCGCTGCGGGCGCTGTCGGAGGCGGCTTTCGGCGACATCAACCACTATCTGCGGCCGGGTCATCTGAAGCAGCTCCGCGCGATCCTGGAGGACGGCGAGGCGAGCCCGAACGACAAATTCGTCGCGCTGGACTTTTTGAAGAACGCCAACATCGCGGCCGGCGGCGTGCTGCCGATGTGCCAGGACACCGGCACTGCGATCATCATGGGCAAGAAGGGCTGCAACGTCATCACCGATGGTGACGACGAGGCGGCGCTCTCGGAAGGCGCGCGCGATGCTTACCTGCGCCGCAATCTGCGCTACTCGCAGGTCGCGCCGCTCTCGATGTACGAGGAGAAGAACACCGCCAACAACATGCCGGCGCAGTGCGAGATCTATGCCGAGGGTGATGACGCCTACAAGTTCATGTTCATGGCGAAGGGCGGCGGCTCCGCCAACAAGAGCTTTCTGTTCCAGGCCACGCCCTCGGTGCTGACCAAGGACCGGCTGCTCGCCTTCCTGAAGGAGAAGATCCTCACGCTCGGCACCGCGGCGTGCCCGCCCTATCATCTCGCCATCGTGATCGGCGGCACCTCGGCCGAGCTCTGCATGAAGACGGTGAAGCTCGCCTCGGCGCGCTATCTCGACGCGCTGCCGACGCAGGGCTCGCCGGACGGAAACGCCTTCCGCGACGTCGAGATGGAGAAGGAAATCCACAAGATGACGCAGTCGCTCGGCGTCGGCGCGCAGTTCGGCGGCAAATATTTCTGCCACGACGTGCGCGTGATCCGCATGCCGCGCCACGGCGCCTCGCTACCGATCGGGCTGGGCGTGTCCTGCTCGGCCGACCGCCAGGTGCTCGGCAAGATCACCAGGGACGGCGTCTATCTCGAGGAGCTCGAGCACAATCCGGCACAATATCTGCCTGAGGTCGAGCAGTCGCTCGGCGGCGAGGTCGTCAAGATCGACCTCAACCAGCCGATGAAGGACATCCTGGCGACGTTCTCGCAATACCCGATCAAGACGCGGGTCTCGATGACCGGCACCATGATCGTCGCGCGCGACTCCGCGCACGCCAAGCTGCGCGAGCGGCTGGAGAAGGGCGAGCCGCTGCCGGACTATTTCAAGAACCATCCGGTCTATTACGCCGGCCCGGCCAAGACTCCCGAAGGCTATGCCTCCGGCGCGTTCGGTCCGACCACTGCCGGCCGCATGGATTCCTTCGTCGACCAGTTCCAGGCCGCCGGCGGCTCGATGGTGATGGTGGCCAAGGGCAACCGCGCGCCGGCCGTGCGCGAGGCCTGCAAGAAGTATGGCGGCTTCTATCTCGGCTCGATCGGCGGTGCCGCGGCAAACCTCGCCGAGCACTGCATCAAGAAGGTCGAGGTGCTCGAATATCCCGAGCTCGGCATGGAAGCGATCTGGCGCATCGAGGTCGTCGACTTCCCGGCGTTCATCATCGTCGACGACAAGGGCAACGACTTCTTCAAGGAGTTGAACCTGGGCTGA
- a CDS encoding methyltransferase family protein yields the protein MIARLLLQNTIFVVGMGALLFASAGTLHWPSAWVLLATSALLGPLCGWWLYRIDPALLAERLRPVLQKDQPAADKMFMAVFVVAMLAWLVAMGIDRRIRSSEMPVALQVLGLVLFLASTLFTMWVFRENSFAAPVVKLQAERAQRVISTGPYAHVRHPMYSGMVLFFTGMPLLLGSWWGLAMAPLFAALFAVRIGIEERMLREGLPGYSDYAARVRYRLVPGVW from the coding sequence ATGATCGCACGCCTTCTGCTGCAGAACACGATCTTCGTCGTCGGCATGGGCGCGCTGCTGTTTGCGTCCGCCGGAACGCTGCACTGGCCATCGGCCTGGGTGCTTCTCGCCACCTCCGCGCTGCTTGGTCCGCTCTGTGGCTGGTGGCTCTACCGGATCGATCCGGCGCTGCTCGCCGAACGTCTGCGGCCGGTCCTGCAAAAGGATCAACCCGCCGCGGACAAGATGTTCATGGCGGTCTTCGTCGTGGCGATGCTGGCCTGGCTGGTCGCGATGGGCATCGACCGGCGCATTCGATCCTCCGAGATGCCGGTTGCGCTGCAGGTCCTCGGCCTCGTGCTGTTCCTGGCCTCGACGCTGTTCACGATGTGGGTCTTCCGCGAGAACTCGTTCGCCGCGCCGGTGGTGAAGCTGCAGGCCGAGCGCGCACAGCGCGTGATCTCGACGGGACCCTACGCCCATGTGCGCCATCCCATGTATAGTGGCATGGTCCTGTTCTTCACGGGCATGCCGCTGCTGCTGGGCTCGTGGTGGGGCCTTGCGATGGCGCCGCTCTTCGCCGCCCTGTTTGCGGTCCGCATCGGGATCGAGGAGCGCATGCTGCGCGAGGGCCTGCCGGGCTATTCCGACTATGCGGCGCGCGTGCGCTATCGCCTCGTACCGGGCGTTTGGTGA
- a CDS encoding glutathione S-transferase — protein MKYELYYWPEIQGRGEYVRLALEEAGAAYVDVARGPRGTAMMMKMMEAKGTPPFAPPFLKAGKLVIGQTANILLYLGGRHGLAPKTEAGRLWVHQLQLTITDLVVEIHDTHHPLGPSLYYEDQKPPAKKRTADFWSERVPKFLGYFEQLLIDNGGSFVTGRRLTYVDLSLFQIVDGLRYAFPKRMKAFETDIPSLVGLHDRVAARPNIKAYLDSKRRIPFNEQGIFRHYRELD, from the coding sequence ATGAAATACGAGCTCTACTACTGGCCCGAGATCCAGGGCCGCGGCGAATATGTGCGGCTGGCGCTCGAGGAGGCGGGGGCCGCTTACGTCGACGTGGCGCGCGGACCGCGCGGGACAGCCATGATGATGAAGATGATGGAGGCGAAGGGCACGCCGCCCTTTGCACCCCCGTTCCTGAAGGCGGGCAAGCTCGTCATCGGCCAGACCGCCAACATCCTGCTCTATCTCGGCGGCCGCCACGGGCTTGCACCGAAGACGGAAGCCGGCCGGCTCTGGGTGCACCAGCTCCAGCTCACGATCACGGATCTCGTCGTCGAGATCCACGACACCCATCATCCGCTCGGGCCCTCGCTCTATTACGAGGACCAGAAGCCGCCGGCGAAGAAGCGCACCGCCGATTTCTGGAGCGAGCGTGTGCCGAAATTTCTCGGCTATTTCGAGCAGCTTCTCATCGACAATGGCGGCAGCTTTGTCACCGGCCGCAGGCTGACCTATGTCGACCTCTCGCTGTTTCAGATCGTCGATGGCCTGCGCTATGCCTTCCCCAAGCGCATGAAGGCGTTCGAGACCGATATTCCGAGCCTCGTCGGCCTGCATGACCGCGTCGCCGCGCGGCCGAACATCAAGGCCTATCTCGACAGCAAGCGCCGCATTCCCTTCAACGAGCAGGGCATCTTCCGCCACTATCGCGAGCTGGATTAG
- a CDS encoding lectin, whose amino-acid sequence MIRIERSVTISGLALAMALLAAPSAQAQSADMTFFVTSNGPGKGADLGGLEGADAQCQKLAQAAGAGTKTWRAYLSTQAADGKPAVNAKDRIGKGPWQNAKGTVVAKDVADLHGAANNLTKQTALSEKGEGITGAGDQPNRHDILTGSQSDGTAFAGPDDRTCKNWTSSTQGAAMVGHFDRRGLRDDEPSKSWNSSHPSRGPDGGCSQADLKSTGGDGLLYCFAAN is encoded by the coding sequence ATGATCCGCATCGAGAGATCCGTGACGATTTCAGGCCTCGCACTGGCAATGGCCTTGCTGGCGGCGCCATCGGCCCAAGCGCAATCGGCCGACATGACGTTCTTCGTGACCTCCAACGGTCCGGGGAAGGGCGCCGATCTCGGCGGCCTCGAGGGAGCCGACGCGCAATGCCAGAAACTTGCACAGGCGGCTGGTGCCGGCACCAAGACCTGGCGCGCCTATCTCTCGACGCAGGCCGCCGACGGCAAGCCGGCCGTCAACGCCAAGGACCGCATCGGCAAGGGACCGTGGCAGAACGCCAAGGGCACGGTGGTCGCCAAGGACGTGGCCGACCTGCACGGCGCGGCCAACAACCTCACCAAGCAGACCGCGCTCAGCGAGAAGGGTGAGGGGATCACCGGTGCCGGCGACCAGCCGAACCGCCATGACATCCTCACGGGATCGCAATCGGACGGCACCGCGTTTGCCGGGCCGGACGATCGCACCTGCAAGAACTGGACGTCGAGCACGCAGGGCGCCGCGATGGTCGGACACTTCGATCGCCGGGGCCTGCGTGACGACGAGCCGTCAAAGTCCTGGAATAGCTCGCACCCCTCGCGCGGTCCCGACGGTGGCTGCTCGCAGGCTGATCTGAAGAGCACCGGCGGCGACGGCTTGCTCTATTGCTTTGCCGCGAATTGA
- a CDS encoding Tim44 domain-containing protein: MPGIWETHMTFSQRSRSVFKTIAVVLALALPTALTISAADARAGGGMSSGSRGSRTYSAPPSTTTAPGSTSQFNRSYTQPGAGMNSAAAAPARGGMFGRAGGFMGGLAAGFLGAGLLGMLFGGGLFGGLGGLSSILGLIIQIALVVLVVRLAMSWWQRRHTPQAAYANANADAGPGPGPQTNYRSGLGGFGFGANNAPLEIKPDDYESFERLLGEVQAAWSNEDVAKLHTLATPEMVSYFEQDLAQNRARNVVNKVTNIKLLQGDLAESWREGETDYATVALRFALTDKTLDRNTGAVVAGSEQPGEATEIWTFARRPGAGWELSAIQQTN; the protein is encoded by the coding sequence ATGCCGGGGATTTGGGAAACGCACATGACTTTCTCGCAACGCTCCCGCAGTGTCTTCAAGACGATCGCCGTCGTGCTGGCGCTTGCGCTGCCGACCGCGCTGACGATCTCGGCTGCCGACGCCCGCGCCGGTGGCGGCATGTCGTCGGGTTCGCGCGGTTCGCGCACCTATTCGGCCCCGCCGTCGACCACGACCGCGCCGGGCTCGACCTCGCAGTTCAACCGCAGCTACACCCAGCCCGGCGCCGGCATGAACTCGGCCGCAGCCGCGCCCGCGCGCGGCGGCATGTTCGGCCGCGCCGGCGGCTTCATGGGCGGCCTTGCGGCCGGCTTCCTCGGCGCCGGCCTGCTTGGCATGTTGTTCGGCGGCGGCCTGTTCGGCGGCCTCGGCGGCCTGTCGTCGATCCTGGGCCTGATCATCCAGATCGCGCTCGTTGTGCTGGTGGTGCGACTGGCGATGTCCTGGTGGCAGCGCCGCCATACCCCGCAGGCGGCCTACGCCAATGCCAACGCCGATGCGGGCCCGGGTCCCGGACCGCAGACGAACTATCGCAGCGGTCTCGGTGGCTTCGGCTTCGGCGCCAACAACGCACCGCTCGAGATCAAGCCGGACGACTATGAGTCGTTCGAGCGCCTGCTCGGCGAGGTCCAGGCGGCGTGGTCGAACGAGGACGTGGCCAAGCTGCACACCCTCGCGACGCCGGAGATGGTCTCGTATTTCGAGCAGGATCTCGCCCAGAACCGCGCGCGCAATGTCGTCAACAAGGTGACCAACATCAAGCTGTTGCAGGGCGACCTCGCAGAATCCTGGCGCGAAGGCGAAACGGACTACGCCACGGTGGCGCTGCGCTTCGCGCTCACCGACAAGACGCTCGATCGCAACACCGGCGCCGTCGTTGCCGGAAGCGAGCAGCCGGGCGAGGCGACCGAGATCTGGACCTTCGCCCGCCGGCCGGGCGCCGGCTGGGAATTGTCGGCGATCCAGCAGACCAACTGA
- the cckA gene encoding cell cycle histidine kinase CckA — protein MTAETDHDLSREPVAAHEPSPRSGSIALVLLVAAALVAVAVGLMTLGRAQAQPYILGILAVLAMVGLFNLFAFAAGIIRFADRNLDDPVIGRISDHAFDGLAVTDTRGHVVYSNAAYLTLTGATGPQDVRPVERVFIGNPDVSEAVFRLLKAAREGKRQQEEVRISGQDGNQGRWLRMRVRPLGSGKREAKYAVWSIADITRDRERQEDVFQELQHAIEYLDHAPCGFFSVNPAGELAYVNATLANWLDYDLAEIGSGGLKLTDIVSGDGASLLTSIVAVPGEVKTEVFDIDLRMRTGKTMPVRLYHKLAFGADGAPGPSRTLVISRARDERSDPDRAAEVRFMRFFDHTPMAIATVDRGGNVVRANARYAKLGQALGLDSASKSIFRAVSSRDRQLLIAAINQAAEGQADIAPVEVALEGTKERWGQFFVTPVDAAENEAEAAIVHMLETTERRALENQINQSQKMETVGQLAGGIAHDFNNVLSAIMMANDFLLNAHKPTDPSFQDIMQIKQNATRAATLVRQLLAFSRRQTLRPQVLDLGDALSDLAMLLRRLIGEKVKHETIHGRDLWPVKVDVSQFEQVIVNLAVNARDAMPDGGKLIIRTANVTAEEAARLAYKGMPAADYVRIEVADTGTGIPADIRDKIFEPFFSTKEVGKGTGLGLSTVYGIVKQTGGFIYVDSEPGQGTSFHIFLPRHHAEPEAQVEQPAAVVSATNGAAKEAAPAEAKPRTDLTGQGTILLVEDEEGLRALNARGLRSRGYTVVEAENGVEAMEVLEEQSGAIDLVVSDVVMPEMDGPTLLKAMREKNPDIKFIFVSGYAEDAFEKSLPEGQQFDFLPKPFTLSQLVAAVKETMTKQG, from the coding sequence ATGACTGCTGAGACCGACCACGACCTGTCACGCGAGCCCGTTGCGGCGCACGAGCCGTCGCCGCGCTCGGGCAGCATCGCGCTGGTGCTGCTGGTGGCCGCCGCCCTCGTTGCGGTCGCCGTCGGCCTGATGACGCTCGGCCGTGCGCAGGCGCAGCCCTATATTCTCGGCATCCTCGCCGTGCTGGCGATGGTCGGCCTGTTCAACCTGTTTGCCTTCGCCGCCGGCATCATCCGCTTCGCCGACCGCAATCTCGATGATCCCGTCATCGGCCGCATCTCCGATCACGCGTTCGACGGGCTCGCGGTCACCGACACCCGCGGCCATGTGGTCTATTCCAACGCGGCCTATCTGACCCTGACCGGCGCGACCGGCCCACAGGATGTGCGTCCCGTCGAGCGGGTCTTCATCGGCAACCCCGACGTCTCCGAAGCCGTGTTCCGCCTGCTCAAGGCCGCCCGCGAAGGCAAGCGGCAGCAGGAGGAGGTGCGCATCTCCGGCCAGGACGGCAACCAGGGCCGCTGGCTGCGCATGCGGGTGCGCCCGCTCGGCAGCGGGAAACGCGAGGCGAAATATGCGGTGTGGTCGATTGCGGACATCACGCGCGACCGCGAGCGCCAGGAGGACGTGTTCCAGGAACTCCAGCACGCGATCGAATATCTCGATCACGCCCCTTGCGGCTTCTTCTCGGTCAATCCGGCCGGAGAGCTCGCTTACGTCAACGCGACGCTGGCGAACTGGCTCGATTATGACCTCGCCGAGATCGGCTCGGGCGGCCTCAAGCTGACCGACATTGTCTCCGGCGACGGCGCCTCGCTGCTGACCTCGATCGTGGCGGTGCCGGGCGAGGTGAAGACCGAGGTCTTCGACATCGATTTGCGCATGCGCACCGGCAAGACCATGCCGGTGAGGCTCTATCACAAGCTCGCCTTCGGCGCCGACGGCGCGCCCGGGCCGTCGCGAACGCTCGTGATCAGCCGCGCGCGCGACGAGCGCAGCGATCCCGATCGTGCCGCCGAAGTGCGCTTCATGCGCTTCTTCGACCACACGCCGATGGCGATCGCGACCGTCGATCGCGGCGGCAACGTGGTGCGCGCCAATGCACGCTACGCCAAGCTGGGACAGGCCCTCGGGCTCGACAGCGCCTCGAAGTCGATCTTCCGCGCCGTCAGTTCGCGCGACCGCCAGTTGCTGATCGCGGCCATCAACCAGGCCGCCGAGGGCCAGGCCGACATCGCTCCCGTCGAGGTGGCGCTGGAAGGGACCAAGGAGCGCTGGGGCCAGTTCTTCGTCACCCCGGTCGATGCGGCCGAGAACGAGGCGGAAGCCGCCATCGTTCACATGCTCGAGACCACCGAGCGTCGCGCGCTGGAGAACCAGATTAACCAGTCGCAGAAGATGGAGACGGTCGGCCAGCTCGCCGGCGGCATCGCCCACGACTTCAACAACGTGCTCTCCGCCATCATGATGGCGAACGACTTCCTGCTGAACGCGCACAAGCCGACCGATCCGTCGTTCCAGGACATCATGCAGATCAAGCAGAACGCGACCCGCGCCGCCACGCTGGTGCGGCAGTTGCTCGCCTTCTCGCGGCGGCAGACGCTGCGGCCGCAGGTGCTCGATCTCGGCGATGCGCTCTCCGACCTCGCCATGCTGCTGCGCCGGCTGATCGGCGAGAAGGTCAAGCACGAGACCATCCACGGCCGCGACCTCTGGCCGGTCAAGGTCGACGTCTCCCAGTTCGAGCAGGTGATCGTCAATCTCGCGGTCAACGCGCGCGACGCCATGCCCGACGGTGGCAAGCTGATCATCCGCACCGCGAACGTCACCGCAGAGGAGGCGGCCAGGCTCGCCTACAAGGGTATGCCGGCGGCGGACTATGTGCGGATCGAGGTCGCTGATACCGGCACCGGCATCCCCGCCGATATCCGTGACAAGATTTTCGAGCCGTTCTTCTCGACGAAGGAGGTGGGCAAGGGCACCGGGCTCGGGCTGTCCACCGTCTACGGCATCGTCAAGCAAACCGGCGGTTTCATCTACGTCGATTCCGAGCCGGGGCAGGGCACCTCGTTCCATATCTTCCTGCCGCGCCATCATGCCGAGCCGGAGGCGCAGGTCGAGCAGCCCGCAGCCGTGGTCAGCGCGACCAATGGCGCCGCGAAGGAGGCCGCGCCGGCGGAAGCCAAGCCGCGCACCGATCTCACGGGCCAGGGCACCATCCTGCTGGTCGAGGACGAAGAGGGCCTGCGTGCCCTCAATGCGCGCGGCCTGCGCTCGCGCGGCTACACCGTCGTCGAGGCCGAGAACGGCGTCGAGGCCATGGAGGTGCTCGAGGAGCAGAGCGGCGCGATCGATCTCGTCGTCTCCGACGTCGTGATGCCGGAGATGGACGGCCCGACGCTGCTCAAGGCGATGCGGGAAAAGAATCCCGACATCAAGTTCATCTTCGTGTCCGGGTATGCCGAGGACGCCTTCGAGAAGAGCCTGCCGGAGGGCCAGCAGTTCGACTTCCTGCCGAAGCCGTTCACGCTCAGCCAGCTCGTGGCGGCGGTGAAGGAGACGATGACCAAGCAGGGGTGA
- the flhB gene encoding flagellar biosynthesis protein FlhB has protein sequence MAEDNDPESQTEDPTQKRLDDALERGDVAKSQEINTWFMMAGGTLVVSTFSGSVGSGLLAPMRNLLANSWMIKTDGKALLALMQQIEVAILAAIGVPLLMLMLAAIAGNMLQHRLVWSAESLKPKFDKISPGAGFKRIFGKQAAANFLKGVGKLVLLGVVMTMILWPERHRMEAMVRLDPAAMLGATTSMTIHLLGAVVAALAIVAIADYFFQYRSWFQRQKMSLQEIKEEYKQSEGDPHIKGKIRQLRHQRAKKRMMAAVPKASVIITNPTHYSVALSYERGMSAPICVAKGVDNLAFKIREIAREHDIPIVENVPLARALYATVDIDQEIPTEHYHAVAEVIGYVMRLKRGFGAGRE, from the coding sequence ATGGCGGAAGACAACGATCCCGAGAGTCAAACAGAAGACCCGACGCAAAAGCGCCTCGACGATGCGCTCGAACGCGGCGACGTCGCCAAGAGCCAGGAGATCAACACCTGGTTCATGATGGCGGGCGGCACGCTCGTGGTGTCGACCTTCTCGGGCTCGGTGGGCAGCGGCCTGCTGGCGCCGATGCGCAACCTGCTCGCCAATTCCTGGATGATCAAGACCGACGGCAAGGCCCTGCTCGCGCTGATGCAGCAGATCGAGGTCGCAATTCTCGCGGCGATCGGCGTGCCCCTCTTGATGCTGATGCTGGCGGCCATTGCGGGCAACATGCTCCAGCATCGGCTGGTGTGGTCGGCGGAATCCCTGAAACCCAAATTCGACAAGATCTCGCCCGGCGCCGGCTTCAAGCGCATCTTCGGCAAGCAGGCGGCGGCCAATTTTCTCAAGGGCGTCGGCAAGCTGGTCCTGCTCGGCGTGGTCATGACCATGATCCTGTGGCCCGAGCGGCATCGCATGGAGGCGATGGTCAGGCTCGATCCGGCCGCGATGCTCGGCGCCACCACCAGCATGACCATCCATCTCCTCGGCGCAGTGGTCGCGGCGCTCGCGATCGTCGCGATCGCGGACTATTTCTTCCAGTACCGAAGCTGGTTCCAGCGCCAGAAGATGTCGCTCCAGGAGATCAAGGAAGAATACAAGCAGTCCGAAGGCGACCCGCACATCAAGGGCAAGATCAGGCAACTGCGGCACCAGCGCGCCAAGAAGCGCATGATGGCGGCGGTTCCCAAGGCCTCCGTGATCATTACGAACCCGACCCACTATTCGGTGGCGCTGTCCTACGAGCGCGGCATGTCCGCGCCGATCTGCGTCGCCAAGGGCGTCGACAATCTCGCCTTCAAGATCCGGGAGATCGCGCGCGAGCACGACATTCCGATCGTCGAGAACGTGCCGCTGGCGCGCGCGCTCTACGCCACCGTCGACATCGACCAGGAAATCCCGACCGAACACTACCATGCGGTCGCCGAGGTGATCGGCTACGTCATGCGGCTGAAGCGCGGATTCGGCGCCGGGCGGGAATAA
- the fliR gene encoding flagellar biosynthetic protein FliR: protein MRIDVSLLPALAASFMLAFARVGAMVMLLPGLGETNIPTRIKLSIALLLTLIILPLHRNAYQVDMGSLAPLLVLMLHEIAIGIVLGATARVTLSALQVAGSVIAQQMGLGFVTSVDPTQGQQGVLVGNFLTILGVTLLFATDSHHLVIAALNDSYRIFSPGETVSSGDIASLATRAFAAAFSLGLQLSGPFLVFGLVFNIGLGVLARLMPQMQVYFVGVPLSIFAGFLVLAVVLAAMMGTYLDYFIGVMHQMIPLK, encoded by the coding sequence ATGCGCATCGACGTCTCGCTGCTGCCGGCGCTTGCCGCTTCCTTCATGCTCGCCTTCGCCCGGGTCGGAGCGATGGTGATGCTGCTGCCGGGCCTTGGCGAGACCAACATTCCGACGCGGATCAAGTTGTCGATCGCGCTGCTGCTCACGCTCATCATCCTGCCCCTGCACCGCAACGCCTATCAGGTCGACATGGGCTCGCTCGCGCCGCTCCTGGTCCTGATGCTGCACGAGATCGCGATCGGCATCGTGCTGGGCGCGACCGCCCGCGTGACGCTCTCGGCCCTGCAGGTCGCCGGCTCCGTGATCGCGCAGCAGATGGGGCTCGGCTTCGTCACCTCGGTCGATCCGACGCAGGGACAGCAGGGCGTGCTGGTCGGCAACTTCCTGACCATCCTGGGCGTGACGCTGCTGTTTGCCACCGACAGCCATCACCTCGTGATCGCGGCGCTCAACGATAGCTACAGGATCTTCTCGCCGGGCGAGACCGTATCGAGCGGCGACATCGCCTCGCTCGCAACGCGCGCCTTCGCAGCCGCGTTCAGCCTGGGCTTGCAGCTCTCCGGACCGTTTCTGGTGTTCGGCCTCGTCTTCAATATCGGGCTCGGCGTGCTGGCACGGCTGATGCCGCAGATGCAGGTCTATTTCGTTGGCGTGCCGCTCTCGATCTTCGCGGGCTTTCTGGTCCTCGCCGTGGTGCTCGCGGCGATGATGGGCACGTATCTGGATTACTTCATCGGTGTCATGCACCAGATGATACCGCTCAAGTGA
- the fliQ gene encoding flagellar biosynthesis protein FliQ, with translation MTGPETLDVARDAIWTIVIVSSPLMVVGLVVGVIVSLFQALTQIQEQTLIYVPKILAIFATMLLALPFMADSLHAYMMRISSRIIGG, from the coding sequence ATGACCGGACCCGAAACCCTCGACGTCGCGCGCGATGCGATCTGGACCATCGTGATCGTGTCGTCGCCGCTGATGGTGGTCGGCCTCGTGGTCGGCGTCATCGTGTCGCTGTTCCAGGCACTGACGCAGATCCAGGAGCAGACGCTGATCTACGTGCCGAAGATCCTGGCCATCTTCGCCACAATGCTGTTGGCGCTGCCGTTCATGGCCGATTCGCTCCACGCATACATGATGCGGATCTCGTCGCGAATCATCGGCGGCTGA
- the fliE gene encoding flagellar hook-basal body complex protein FliE yields the protein MASPTIAANAYANLARVLENSGAAKGSEPNGQSFAALLKDAVGSVMESGRKSDAQAVAMASGKANVMDVVTAVADTDVAVSTLVSVRDRVIAAYEDIMKMPI from the coding sequence ATGGCATCACCGACAATCGCCGCCAATGCTTACGCCAACCTCGCCCGCGTGCTGGAGAACAGCGGCGCCGCCAAGGGTAGCGAGCCGAACGGGCAATCCTTCGCTGCTCTGCTGAAAGACGCCGTCGGCAGCGTCATGGAGTCCGGCCGCAAGTCCGACGCGCAGGCGGTGGCGATGGCCTCCGGCAAGGCCAACGTGATGGACGTCGTGACGGCGGTCGCCGACACCGACGTCGCTGTGTCGACGCTGGTCTCGGTCCGCGACCGGGTCATCGCGGCCTATGAAGACATCATGAAGATGCCGATCTGA